In Novipirellula artificiosorum, the genomic window GATGGGCGCCCCCGTGATGCCCGTCGATCAGTCAGCCCGATTGTTCGAGATCCGGCGGCTCATCGATCGGGGACTCTACCGACAGGCCTGCGAACTTCAGTTCAATCTTTCAGGCCAAAGCGGCTTCATGTATCCCGACTATTTTGTGCCAGCATTTGACTTGACGATTCAGAGCGAGGGGCACGGCGAAATCCGTGACTACGCCCGATCGGTGGATTTCCAAACCGGTGAAACGACCATCCATTGGGCGGACGATCGCGGTGTCTTCGAGCGTCGCATGTTCGTGTCACGCGCGGCCGGCATCGCGGCGATGCTGTTCACCGCACCAAACTCGGCGCTCGATTGTCGCATCGCGCTAGTACCACGGGAACCAAGCGACGAATTCAATTCGGATTCCGACATCAACAAACGCTCCGCGGAAGTTTTCCAAGAGCACGTTTCCGATATCAAGCGAACTGCGGGCGATTCTTGGCTGACGTACAGCAATCGCTTCTCGAGGGCTTATCCCGGAAGCATTCACGCATTGGAAGGTTTCGCGAGGGTTGTGGCCACGGCTGGGGAAACCGAACCACAAGACAACGGATCGCTTGTCGTCCGTGGCGCGGACCGCATCCTCGTACTCGTCGACCTCCGTCTGCTCCATGATCCCGAGAAATCGGCGACAGAGGAAATGAAGGTCGCCCTCGGGAAACTTCCGGCTGACTACCGACAACTTCTCGATGACCACGCAAACATTCATGGTGAGCTGTTCAACCGAGTGCGTCTCGACCTCGGTGGTGGCGCGGATCATCACCGATCGACCGAAGAACTGCTGGAACTCTCCAGCTACGACGATCCCAATCGAGCGTTGATTGAAAAGCAGTTTGATGCGGCTCGCTATAACATCATTTCTTGTACTGGCGAGCTGCCACCCACGCTGCAAGGGGTCTGGGGCGGGACCTATGTTCCCGGATGGGCCAGTGACTTCACCCACAACGGCAATGTTCCGTCTGCGATCGCTGCCAACCTGATGGGAAACCTGCCCGAACTGATGCCGGCCTACACGTCCTACATCGAATCAATCGTGCCTTGGATGGAAATCAATGCGAAGCATCTGTTCGGAGCCCGTGGCGTCGTGCTGCCGTCGCGTTCGACGACACATGGCTTCAACAACGCCATGAACCCGAACTTTGCCGGCGGCATGTGGGTCGGCGGCGCTGGTTGGGCAGCCCACTTTTTTTACGACTACTACCTTTACACGGGTGATCGCGAATTTCTTGCTAATCACGCGCTGCCATTCATGGAGAAGGCAGCCTTGTTCTTTGAGGACTACCTTTACGAGGGAGCGGATGGAAAATTCGTTTTCTCTCCGACGCAATCACCAGAAAACACGCCAGGCAACTCCAACTCGCAAGCTTCCTTTAACGCCACCATGGACGTCGCGGTTGCCAAACAGTTGTTAGGCAACACGATCGCAGCCTCACGAGAACTCGGTTGCAATGAAGACAAAATCCC contains:
- a CDS encoding glycosyl hydrolase family 95 catalytic domain-containing protein — protein: MIRTRPTPTIMTVALATTLALIAAHTVASEPLAVPSRGFVSTLPAKSWEEGLISGNGTIGINVLSRPLDERVILSHERLFLPMGAPVMPVDQSARLFEIRRLIDRGLYRQACELQFNLSGQSGFMYPDYFVPAFDLTIQSEGHGEIRDYARSVDFQTGETTIHWADDRGVFERRMFVSRAAGIAAMLFTAPNSALDCRIALVPREPSDEFNSDSDINKRSAEVFQEHVSDIKRTAGDSWLTYSNRFSRAYPGSIHALEGFARVVATAGETEPQDNGSLVVRGADRILVLVDLRLLHDPEKSATEEMKVALGKLPADYRQLLDDHANIHGELFNRVRLDLGGGADHHRSTEELLELSSYDDPNRALIEKQFDAARYNIISCTGELPPTLQGVWGGTYVPGWASDFTHNGNVPSAIAANLMGNLPELMPAYTSYIESIVPWMEINAKHLFGARGVVLPSRSTTHGFNNAMNPNFAGGMWVGGAGWAAHFFYDYYLYTGDREFLANHALPFMEKAALFFEDYLYEGADGKFVFSPTQSPENTPGNSNSQASFNATMDVAVAKQLLGNTIAASRELGCNEDKIPIWEAMLAKMPDYSIDQDGIIKEWLTPRLENNDSHRHSSQLYPLFDGMPEEIASSPELRAAFKKSIEYKLDKHWRNNQRGFMSFGLVQLGQAATSLGESELAYHCLKHLVNRFWLNNLASMHNHRSLFNMDISGGMPAVIIKMLAASAPGKIQLLPALPAAWPKGQIEGVLCRGVIEIQRLRWEEKQVEVTLLSAKPQTILLELPNEIYRLSIKDGAAVVGPASHPNQRELELPSGGSVTLSIVLK